From Scleropages formosus chromosome 25, fSclFor1.1, whole genome shotgun sequence, a single genomic window includes:
- the barhl2 gene encoding barH-like 2 homeobox protein yields MEASGGSSFGIDTILSNTPSCGSPVLMNGDFRLGDGRAVDFRSQATPSPCSEIDTVGTAPSSPISVTMEHAEAHLLQDGLQQQQQQQQHQQHQQQHHPLHGQQQQQQQQQQPPQQLGAAASAPRTATSSFLIKDILGDGKPLAACAPYSTSVPSPHHAPKLESVSAEGFRPKLEQDDKSKLDTREDIHGDMKCNGTKEEGDREISSSRESPPIRSKKPRKARTAFSDNQLNQLERSFERQKYLSVQDRMDLAAALNLTDTQVKTWYQNRRTKWKRQTAVGLELLAEAGNYSALQRMFPSPYFYHPSLLGTVDSTTAAAAAAAMYSSMYRTPPAPHPGLQRPLVPRVLIHGLGSGGQPALNPLGSPLPGTAHPR; encoded by the exons ATGGAAGCATCCGGCGGGTCCAGTTTTGGAATAGACACTATTTTGTCCAACACACCCAGCTGTGGAAGCCCGGTTCTCATGAACGGGGATTTTCGTCTAGGGGACGGCCGGGCCGTGGATTTCAGGAGCCAGGCCACCCCATCGCCATGCTCGGAGATAGACACCGTGGGAACGGCGCCGTCCTCCCCCATCTCGGTCACCATGGAGCACGCAGAAGCCCACCTGCTCCAGGACggcctccagcagcagcagcagcagcagcagcatcagcagcatcagcagcagcatcaccCGCTCCacggccagcagcagcagcaacagcagcagcaacagcccCCCCAGCAGCTCGGAGCAGCCGCCTCTGCCCCCAGGACTGCCACCTCGTCCTTCCTCATCAAAGACATCCTGGGCGACGGCAAACCGCTGGCCGCGTGCGCGCCCTACAGCACGAGCGTGCCCTCGCCGCACCACGCGCCGAAGCTGGAGAGCGTCTCGGCCGAGGGGTTCAGACCGAAACTGGAGCAGGATGACAAGAGCAAACTGGACACGAGAGAGGACATCCACGGCGACATGAAGTGCAACG GGACTAAAGAGGAGGGCGACCGGGAGATCTCGAGCAGCAGGGAGAGCCCCCCGATTCGGTCCAAGAAGCCCCGCAAAGCGCGGACGGCCTtctcggacaaccagctgaacCAGCTGGAGCGCAGCTTCGAGCGCCAGAAGTACCTGAGCGTGCAGGACAGGATGGACCTGGCGGCCGCCCTCAACCTCACCGACACGCAGGTCAAGACCTGGTACCAGAACCGACG GACCAAGTGGAAGAGACAGACCGCTGTCGGATTAGAGTTGCTCGCCGAAGCTGGGAATTACTCTGCTTTACAGAGAATGTTCCCGTCGCCCTATTTCTACCACCCGAGTCTCTTGGGCACCGTGGACTCCAcgaccgccgccgccgccgccgccgccatgTACAGCAGTATGTACCGGACTCCCCCCGCGCCGCACCCGGGTCTTCAGAGACCCCTCGTGCCCAGGGTGCTCATCCACGGCCTGGGGTCCGGGGGGCAGCCGGCTCTGAACCCGCTGGGCAGCCCCCTCCCCGGGACAGCGCACCCCCGGTAA